CTCGCCTACAGGTTGAAGACACGATGCGGGACGAATTCGCCCTGCGCAATCGAGCCGGTGGCGATCAAGACGCCGCCACTCACGGCATAGACCGCCTCCGCTTCCAGCGGCGCATCGCGACCGCGCAGCAGCACGCTCTGGCCGCGCTTGAGCCTGAGCGCAGCGTCACGGTGCACGGTGATCTCGGGGATCAGCGCCAGCGCCGCCGAAACCGGCAGCAGGGCCTCCGCGGCGTTGTCGCCGTCGCGCAGCGCCTCTACCGTTGCCGCCTCCGTGACCGCGAACGGCCCGACGCGGGTCCGGCGCAGATGCGCGACATGGCCGAGGCAACCGAGCGCCAGGCCGAGATCGCGGGCGATGGCGCGGACATAGGTGCCCTTGCCGCATTCGGCTTCGAAGGTCGTGGTCGGACCGTCGTGCCGGACGATGCGCAGCGCGGTGATCTCGACCGGGCGCGCCTGCAGCGTCACTTCTTCGCCGTCGCGGGCAAGGTCGTAGGCGCGCTCGCCGGCGATCTTGATCGCCGAGAACTTCGGCGGCACCTGCTGGATCGTCCCGGTGAAGCGCGGCAGCAGCGCAGCGATCGCGGCTTCGTCGGGACGATCCTCAGAGGTCGCGACAACGCGGCCCTCGGTGTCGTCGGTGTCGGTCTGCGAGCCCCAGGCGACGGTGAACTCATAGGCCTTGCGCCCGTCCATCACGAAGGGGACGGTCTTGGTCGCCTCGCCGAGTGCGATCGGCAGGAGGCCTGAAGCGAGCGGATCGAGCGTACCGGCATGGCCGGCCTTCTTGGCGCTAAAGGCGCGCTTGACTACTGCAACGGCGTGGGTCGAGGTCATGCCGACCGGCTTGTCGAGCACGACCCAGCCATGCACGTCGCGCTTCTTCGGGCGCGGCGCGGGCGCCTGCTGCGACTCCTCCGCCGCGGGTTGGCTGGTGGCCTCAGTCATCACTCTGATCGTCCTGCTGAATCCGCAGCGGCTGCTTCAAGATGTCCTGGCGCACCTTGTCCGAATAGAGCAGCGCATCGACGCGCTCGGCCTCGGCGAAGCTCTCATCCTGCAGGAAGCGGACGTTCGGCGCGTATTTCAGATTCACGCGATGGGCGATCTCGCCGCGGATGTAGCGCGTATGGCCGCTCAGCGCCTTCAGCACCGGCGCGACGTCCTGGCCGCCGAGCGGCATGATGTAGCAGGTCGCGAGCTTGAGATCGGGCGAGAGCCGGACCTCCGGCACGGTGATGACGTATTTGGCGAGGACGTCGTCATGGATGTCGCCGCGCGCCAGCATCTCGGCCAGCGCATGCCGGATCAGTTCGCCGACGCGCAATTGCCGCTGTGAGGGCCCGGAGCCCTGTGAATTGGGTTTCTTTGCCATTGTTCTCGTTCTCCGGGATCGGACCGGACGGACGGGTTTGAAACGTCATGGCCGGGCGAAAGCCCGGCCATCTGGAATATCCGGGGAGCAAGCGGGCTGATCAGAGCGTCCGCTTGATCTCCTCGACGCGATAGCACTCGATCACGTCGCCAGCGCGCATGTCCTGGTAGTTCTCGAAAGACATGCCGCACTCCTGGCCCGCCACCACTTCCTTGGCGTCGTCCTTGAAGCGCTTGAGCTGGCTGAGCTTGCCCTCGTGGACCACGACGTTGTCGCGGATCAGGCGGACATTGGCGCCGCGCTCGATCGTGCCGTCGGTGACCCGGCAGCCGGCGATCTTGCCGACCTTCGAGACGTTGAAGATCTCGAGGATCTGGGCGTTGCCGAGCATGGTCTCGCGCAGGGTCGGGGCCAGCAGGCCCGACATCGCCGCCTTCACGTCATCCACGAGATTGTAGATGATGTTGTAGTAGCGGATTTCGACGCCGGCCCGTTCGGCCGCCTCCCGCGCTTCCTTATGGGCACGGACATTGAAGCCGATCACGGCGGCGCCCGAAGCCTGGGCGAGCGTGACATCGGATTCGGTGATTCCGCCGACGCCGGACGAGAGCACGCGGGCGCGGACCTCGTCATTGCCGACCTTTTCGAGCGTGCCGACGATGGCCTCGACCGAACCCTGCACGTCGCCCTTGACGACGAGCGGGAATTCCTTGCGGCCAGCGCCTTCCTTGAGGTCGCGCATCATCTCGGCGAGCGAGCGGCCGGCGGCCGATCCGCCGCCGCGTGCGGCGATACGGTCGCGCTTCTGGCGCTCACGATAGTCGGTGATCTCGCGGGCGCGCGCCTCGGATTCGACCACCGCGACGCGGTCGCCGGCCTCGGGCGTGCCGTTGAAGCCGAGAACTTCGACCGGGAGCGACGGCAGCGCCTCCTTGATGTGGGCGCCGGTATCGCCGATCAGGGCGCGGACGCGACCCCATTCCGAGCCGGCGACGATGATGTCGCCGGTGCGCAGCGTGCCGCGCTGGACCAGCACGGTCGCGACCGGGCCGCGGCCACGGTCGAGCTTGGCCTCGATCACGGTGCCTTCGGCGGCTCGCTCGGGATTGGACTTCAGGTCGAGCAGCTCGGCCTGAAGGGCGATCGCCTCGAGCAGCTTGTCGAGGTTCTTGCCTGTCTTGGCCGAAACCTCGATCTCCAGCGTCTCGCCGCCGAGCGTCTCGACCTGGATCTCGTATTGCAGCAGCTCGGAGCGCACGCGGTCCGGGTTGGCGTCCGCCTTGTCGATCTTGTTGATCGCCACGATCAGCGGCACCTTGGCCGCCTTGGCGTGGTTGATGGCCTCGACCGTCTGCGGCATGACGCCGTCATCGGCCGCGACGACCAGCACGACGACGTCGGTCACCTTGGCGCCGCGGGCGCGCATCGCCGTGAAGGCGGCGTGGCCCGGCGTGTCGATGAAGGTCACCTTCGCGCCAGCCGGCGTCGTCACCTGATAGGCGCCGATATGCTGGGTGATGCCACCGGCTTCGCCGGTGACGACATGGGTCTGCCGGATCGCGTCGAGCAGCGAGGTCTTGCCGTGGTCGACATGGCCCATGATGGTCACGACAGCAGGACGCGAAACCAGGGTCTCGTCGGTGTCCGGCGTGTCGAACAGGCC
This sequence is a window from Bosea vestrisii. Protein-coding genes within it:
- the truB gene encoding tRNA pseudouridine(55) synthase TruB — encoded protein: MTEATSQPAAEESQQAPAPRPKKRDVHGWVVLDKPVGMTSTHAVAVVKRAFSAKKAGHAGTLDPLASGLLPIALGEATKTVPFVMDGRKAYEFTVAWGSQTDTDDTEGRVVATSEDRPDEAAIAALLPRFTGTIQQVPPKFSAIKIAGERAYDLARDGEEVTLQARPVEITALRIVRHDGPTTTFEAECGKGTYVRAIARDLGLALGCLGHVAHLRRTRVGPFAVTEAATVEALRDGDNAAEALLPVSAALALIPEITVHRDAALRLKRGQSVLLRGRDAPLEAEAVYAVSGGVLIATGSIAQGEFVPHRVFNL
- the rbfA gene encoding 30S ribosome-binding factor RbfA, with the translated sequence MAKKPNSQGSGPSQRQLRVGELIRHALAEMLARGDIHDDVLAKYVITVPEVRLSPDLKLATCYIMPLGGQDVAPVLKALSGHTRYIRGEIAHRVNLKYAPNVRFLQDESFAEAERVDALLYSDKVRQDILKQPLRIQQDDQSDD
- the infB gene encoding translation initiation factor IF-2 → MSDTKTPGDKTLSVTPPKTLSLKRPVEQSTVRQSFSHGRSKQVVVEVKRRAAGHEPAPAPVARAPQPPQAPAPTRPQPPQAAPQVNRPASGMLLRTLSDDEKDARQRALSDARASEAEARSHAEEEARQRAAREQRERAERDAAQARQREEEDRRRQEDEHKRRAESAARQRMNEEAAPPRPAPVRDAAPTAAPAASTYVQTPRPAPSGPRESREFGGPRPPMRDVGARPPSLDVRRPRADPPRPPRPDANATAEPLVARPARQAPSSAGAPRSRPDDGEARPAFRRPGGAPGAPRGAPAPAPKTPKVGEKPRGRLTLSTATGGDDERTRSLASFRRRVQRMTGHRASDVAKERVMREVIIPETITIQELANRMTERGVDVIRLLMKQGAMHKITDVIDADTAQLVAEEMGHTVKRVAESDVEEGLFDTPDTDETLVSRPAVVTIMGHVDHGKTSLLDAIRQTHVVTGEAGGITQHIGAYQVTTPAGAKVTFIDTPGHAAFTAMRARGAKVTDVVVLVVAADDGVMPQTVEAINHAKAAKVPLIVAINKIDKADANPDRVRSELLQYEIQVETLGGETLEIEVSAKTGKNLDKLLEAIALQAELLDLKSNPERAAEGTVIEAKLDRGRGPVATVLVQRGTLRTGDIIVAGSEWGRVRALIGDTGAHIKEALPSLPVEVLGFNGTPEAGDRVAVVESEARAREITDYRERQKRDRIAARGGGSAAGRSLAEMMRDLKEGAGRKEFPLVVKGDVQGSVEAIVGTLEKVGNDEVRARVLSSGVGGITESDVTLAQASGAAVIGFNVRAHKEAREAAERAGVEIRYYNIIYNLVDDVKAAMSGLLAPTLRETMLGNAQILEIFNVSKVGKIAGCRVTDGTIERGANVRLIRDNVVVHEGKLSQLKRFKDDAKEVVAGQECGMSFENYQDMRAGDVIECYRVEEIKRTL